In Phyllopteryx taeniolatus isolate TA_2022b chromosome 22, UOR_Ptae_1.2, whole genome shotgun sequence, the DNA window GCTCCACCGGAACCTCGGCCTCCGTCGACTCCAACGGCAACCCGGCCGGCGGCTCGGCGGCCGGctcgggcggcggcggcgccagGTCCGACGGCACCGGGCGGCTGGCGGAGGTCCTGGACGTGGTCCGCGACATCCGGGAGGCTCAGACCCAGCTGGGAGACGACATCGAGGCGCTCAACACGCAGTTTAAACGCGACTACGGATACTTCACGCAGGTGCTGCAGGAGGAGCGGTACAGGTGAGTGGAACTTTGAACGGGGCTGTTTCGAGAGGGTTCAAAGTGTAATTCTCGATTCTTCACCTCTTTTAATTCGTAGGAAAATGTTCCAGTAAGCTGTTTCTGTGCGTTTTGATGTCAGGTACGAGCGCCTGGAGGACCAGCTGAACGACCTGACGGAGCTCCACCAGCACGAGACCAGCAACCTGAAGCAGGAGCTGGCCAGCATCGAGGAGAAGGTGGCCTACCAGGCCTACGAGAGGGCGCGGGACATCCAGGTAGCCGCGACGTCACACTGCAAAGCGCTTCATCGCTTCGGTTTCTGTTCGTTTCGAATGATCTGGATGCTTGCTGCGGTGTATTGAAATCTATACAATGCTAACCTTGTTGAAATGTCGAATTAGAGCAGTCAAATTGGCGCGTGTGCGTGTTCAGGAGGTGCTGGAGTCGTGCCAGACGCGCGTGTCCAAGCTGGAgcttcagcagcagcagcagcagcagacggTGCAGCTGGAGAACTCGGACGCCAAGGTGCTGCTGGGCAAGTGCATCAACATCATGCTGGCCTTCGCCACCGTCATCCTGGTGTGCGTGTCCACGGCGGCCAAGTTCGCCGCCCCGCTCCTGCGCAGCCGCCTGCGCCTGGCGCTCACCTGCGTGGGCGTGGCCCTGCTGGCGGTGCTGTGGAAGAACTGGGAGCATTTGCAGCGCTCCGTGGAACGGCTGCTGCTGCCGCACTGAGACCTCGCGCTCGCCGGTGAAGATCCCAAACATTTTGCGAGTACTGCGGTGCATCTGCGTGTCGCCATAGAGACACCAGATGACGAGGAGTTTACACATCGCCTTTTACACCAGCACTTGTTCCCGGCGTGTGCCGGGACGCAACGAAACTCCACAAACGGACGTCCCCAAAGAAGCCCAAGACGGAGCTGGTCACAACGCTGCCTTCAGGGTACGTGGGGAAAAGAGAAACTTCGCACACCACCTGCCATCTTTTCTTTGCGGGGAAATGGAAAGATGAATTTGTGCATCTCGGTCAGAGTTTCACAAACTctattgagccaaagcacatatttttttctttttagcattaagctaatcAGACtttgataaactttaacgctattTGGTTGTTGGAAATGCACAGTGTGTCGTTCGCTTCGTTTTCTGTTTAGTTTGTACTCTTATCTCAATTTTCCGcgcgcaagtcaaagcaaacgaCTGGCCGAACGACGcctcatatcttgaaaaactcctaGGTCGGgtgactcgtatctcaaggcaccgctgtacacGGAAATGATAACAAAGTCCCAATTTGGTCTCAAATTGAAGTTCATTATGCACCTTCTTCCATCAAGTGGAAACGCATTGAACTGTGCTGCCTGTCACTAtgcgtcgctggcatagatagatgaacacaaGCTCCAGAAAGGTTCACTAATTTCATccgtttattgtatttttgtctgttttgtgtcGAATTACTGGGCTTTCTGTGTGTAACATTATTCGCATGGCATCGGGCAACTGCTACGATGTGATGCGATGCACTGACATGTTTTATGAACCTTGAAAATTATGATGCAGCATCCACAATTCACAAGTCATCATTTTCTCATATGCTAATGTGCACAGGAACGGCATTTAATATTTCCCAAATGGTCAATCCGTTCCTTTACACTGTCAAGAATTTTATgaaatgtttcatgttttttgggggtaaaacaaaacaaagcaaaacaaaacaaaacacatgccGGTGAACGGCCTTGAATGACATTTTGTGCTGCATTCAAGCGCAGCAGGAACAGCAGCACCAACGGTTCAAAGCG includes these proteins:
- the LOC133471670 gene encoding transmembrane and coiled-coil domain protein 3-like isoform X3; this translates as MRRGGSESNLDVVDGVGRNGVGLDFHRGALGIDSLQQKILKVTEQIKVEQTARDQNVAEYLKLVNNADKQQVLRIRQVFGKKNQKSAHSIARLQRKLEQYHRRARDSEANGKHGHKDGARDSGGHSKEGNLRDVSASGRHPALDKVKTIGPGVSLSPPFFFNKSRGFANLIRNRYGSADNIAHLKSMDAGSGLHAEGGGRGLSGSATTVAKAGKYQSDDECSTGTSASVDSNGNPAGGSAAGSGGGGARSDGTGRLAEVLDVVRDIREAQTQLGDDIEALNTQFKRDYGYFTQVLQEERYRYERLEDQLNDLTELHQHETSNLKQELASIEEKVAYQAYERARDIQEVLESCQTRVSKLELQQQQQQQTVQLENSDAKVLLGKCINIMLAFATVILVCVSTAAKFAAPLLRSRLRLALTCVGVALLAVLWKNWEHLQRSVERLLLPH